In Sulfuracidifex metallicus DSM 6482 = JCM 9184, a single window of DNA contains:
- the lysS gene encoding homocitrate synthase: MKVGILDSTLREGEQTPGVVFTVDQRVEIARTMSDLGVAMIEAGHPAVSPDIYEGIKRIMRLKRNGEISSEIVGHSRAVKRDVEVAAELEVDRIAIFYGVSEIHLKAKHHATKEEALSTIADVISYAKGHGVKVRFTAEDATRTDFDYLVQVARTARDAGADRIGIADTVGILYPSKTRELFSNLVSQVPNVEFDIHAHNDVGLAVANSLAAVEGGATIIHATVNGLGERVGITPLQQVAAAIKYHFGIDVIKLDKLQQVSTIIEKYSGIPMSPNYPVTGDYAFMHKAGIHVAGILNDPRTYEFMPPETFGRSRDYVIDKYTGKHALRDRFEKLGVNLSDEEIDQVLAKIKANQSAKFFRDVDLLEIAEEVTGRVLKPRPPEKIESLVWVLCESNVYTTAVTRRLSVLQGVKEVMEISGDYDILLKVEANDTVELNQIIENIRSVKGVKSTLTSLVLKRM; this comes from the coding sequence ATGAAAGTAGGGATATTGGACTCCACTCTTAGAGAGGGAGAGCAGACACCAGGTGTTGTGTTTACTGTAGATCAAAGAGTAGAGATTGCCAGAACTATGTCTGATTTAGGAGTAGCAATGATAGAGGCGGGACATCCTGCAGTTTCTCCTGATATTTACGAAGGAATAAAGAGAATTATGAGGCTTAAGAGAAACGGCGAAATAAGCTCAGAAATAGTAGGCCATAGTAGGGCAGTAAAAAGGGACGTTGAAGTAGCAGCTGAACTAGAAGTAGATAGAATAGCTATCTTTTACGGAGTGAGCGAGATCCATCTTAAGGCGAAGCATCATGCTACAAAGGAGGAAGCTCTTTCCACAATAGCTGATGTAATTAGCTACGCAAAAGGTCACGGAGTTAAGGTGAGGTTCACAGCTGAAGATGCTACAAGGACTGACTTCGACTATTTAGTTCAAGTAGCAAGAACTGCTAGAGACGCTGGAGCTGACAGAATAGGTATAGCAGACACTGTAGGTATCTTGTATCCATCAAAGACTAGGGAACTCTTCAGCAATTTGGTGTCTCAAGTTCCTAATGTAGAGTTTGATATACATGCACATAATGACGTCGGTCTAGCAGTTGCCAACTCCCTAGCCGCAGTTGAAGGTGGTGCCACAATAATTCACGCTACCGTTAATGGCTTAGGTGAAAGAGTAGGTATAACTCCATTGCAACAAGTTGCTGCTGCGATAAAGTATCACTTTGGAATTGATGTAATTAAATTAGATAAATTACAACAAGTTTCAACTATTATAGAGAAATACAGTGGAATACCAATGTCTCCTAACTATCCAGTTACTGGAGATTACGCTTTCATGCATAAGGCAGGAATACATGTAGCAGGAATCCTAAATGACCCTAGAACTTACGAGTTCATGCCGCCTGAAACCTTCGGTAGATCAAGAGACTATGTGATTGATAAATATACAGGAAAGCATGCTTTAAGAGACAGATTTGAGAAGCTTGGAGTTAACTTATCTGACGAAGAAATAGATCAAGTTCTAGCCAAAATAAAGGCTAATCAAAGTGCCAAGTTCTTCAGGGACGTAGATTTGTTAGAAATAGCTGAGGAGGTAACGGGAAGAGTTTTGAAGCCCAGACCCCCAGAGAAGATAGAATCATTGGTGTGGGTTTTATGTGAATCTAATGTGTATACTACGGCAGTAACCAGAAGACTTTCGGTGCTCCAAGGTGTGAAGGAAGTAATGGAAATTTCAGGCGATTATGACATCCTTCTCAAGGTAGAGGCAAATGATACTGTCGAACTAAATCAAATAATTGAAAATATAAGATCTGTAAAAGGAGTTAAATCCACATTGACCTCTCTAGTTCTTAAGAGAATGTGA
- a CDS encoding transcription elongation factor Spt5 has translation MERPKIRNYYAVKVTGGQEINVALMLEERIKTNNIQEVYSILVPQSLKGYVIIEAGGPHIVKLLISGIRNVKGVAQGLLDKNDVAKMVSSNLVRVKLEKDQMVEINSGPFRGMQAQVVRVEEERGEVVLNILESAFPLTVTVPIDQVKVLKR, from the coding sequence ATGGAAAGGCCCAAGATAAGGAATTATTACGCCGTCAAGGTTACTGGGGGCCAAGAAATAAATGTTGCTCTAATGCTAGAAGAGCGAATAAAGACAAACAACATTCAGGAAGTATACTCTATTTTAGTCCCGCAAAGTCTGAAAGGTTACGTAATCATTGAGGCCGGTGGGCCCCACATAGTGAAGCTCTTAATCTCAGGCATAAGAAACGTAAAGGGTGTAGCCCAAGGATTATTGGACAAGAACGACGTTGCAAAGATGGTATCGTCCAACCTAGTGAGGGTTAAACTAGAGAAAGATCAGATGGTAGAGATAAACTCTGGGCCATTCAGAGGAATGCAAGCTCAGGTTGTTAGAGTAGAGGAGGAGAGAGGAGAGGTAGTGTTAAATATTCTAGAATCAGCTTTTCCTTTGACAGTAACTGTGCCCATAGATCAAGTTAAAGTTTTAAAGAGGTGA
- a CDS encoding 50S ribosomal protein L1, translated as MIVGKDKLAEAVAKALQEENKTKREFKQSVDIIVTFRDVDMKRGDIKLREIVNLPKTPPKEKKVLVVPTFEQTEYAKKAEPNVLLSKEELQKLQGNKRTVKKLATQNDWFLIAPDSMALAGRILGPALGPRGKFPTPLPGAADVTEYINRYKRSTLVKTKDQPHTQAFIGTEDQSAEDLAENALAVLNVIEGKVTNALSKIGNIYIKTTMGKPVKVSTR; from the coding sequence ATGATAGTAGGAAAGGACAAGCTAGCTGAAGCTGTAGCTAAGGCTTTACAGGAAGAAAATAAAACTAAAAGGGAATTCAAACAAAGTGTCGATATAATAGTAACCTTTAGAGACGTCGACATGAAGAGGGGAGATATAAAGCTTAGGGAAATAGTAAATCTGCCAAAAACCCCACCCAAAGAAAAGAAAGTACTAGTGGTGCCAACTTTTGAGCAAACTGAATATGCGAAGAAGGCTGAACCTAATGTTCTACTTAGCAAAGAGGAACTACAGAAGCTACAGGGAAACAAAAGAACAGTAAAGAAACTTGCTACGCAAAACGACTGGTTCCTAATAGCTCCTGACTCAATGGCCCTAGCTGGTCGTATTTTGGGTCCGGCTCTAGGCCCTAGAGGTAAATTCCCCACTCCACTCCCTGGAGCAGCGGACGTAACAGAGTACATAAATAGATACAAGAGATCTACACTGGTCAAAACTAAGGATCAACCTCATACTCAAGCTTTTATTGGAACAGAGGATCAATCTGCAGAAGATTTGGCTGAGAACGCTCTAGCAGTTCTAAATGTAATAGAAGGAAAGGTAACGAATGCACTATCAAAAATAGGTAACATATATATAAAGACTACTATGGGTAAACCAGTTAAAGTAAGTACGAGGTGA
- a CDS encoding 50S ribosomal protein L10 encodes MIKMAVEIQQKKIAKWKIDEVEELTEELKKNKTVIIGSLEGFPADKLHEIRKQLRGKAIVRVTKNSLFQIAAKNAGIDVSKLEKYLIGPNIFILTNDNPFTFSIFFEKFKLKRYAKAGDIAEEEVVIPAGDTGFSAGPVLSTFGKLKIKTRVQEGKIFVAEDTVIAKPGSKIPDDAIPILQKLGIMPVYIKLGLKGAYYEGLLIPSNELKIDLGQYASNIAKAYQESMAVAVEIAYPVPEVLKVTIGKAYRNAMALAGESGYLTPETAENVLSRAMAKAYALASALEGKVDLGINIPKAQAPAAAEEKKEEKKEEENKGPSEEEIGGGISSLFG; translated from the coding sequence GTGATAAAGATGGCAGTAGAAATACAGCAAAAGAAAATTGCAAAATGGAAAATAGATGAAGTAGAGGAACTCACGGAAGAGCTGAAGAAAAATAAGACTGTAATAATAGGAAGCTTGGAGGGATTTCCCGCAGATAAGCTACACGAGATTAGAAAGCAACTCAGAGGAAAAGCAATAGTTAGAGTTACTAAAAACTCACTATTTCAAATAGCTGCTAAAAATGCTGGAATAGATGTTTCGAAATTAGAAAAATACCTTATAGGACCCAATATTTTCATCTTAACTAATGATAATCCGTTTACTTTCTCAATATTCTTCGAAAAGTTCAAGTTAAAGAGATATGCCAAAGCTGGAGATATCGCAGAGGAAGAGGTAGTAATCCCAGCAGGAGATACAGGGTTTTCAGCAGGTCCAGTACTAAGCACCTTCGGGAAACTAAAGATAAAGACAAGAGTCCAAGAAGGAAAGATCTTCGTAGCAGAGGATACAGTAATAGCTAAGCCTGGATCTAAGATACCAGATGATGCTATACCAATTTTGCAAAAATTAGGAATAATGCCAGTTTATATAAAGCTAGGCTTAAAGGGCGCTTATTACGAGGGGCTACTAATACCTTCTAATGAACTAAAGATAGATTTAGGTCAGTACGCTTCAAACATAGCAAAGGCGTACCAGGAATCGATGGCAGTTGCAGTGGAGATTGCATATCCTGTACCAGAAGTGCTTAAGGTCACAATAGGAAAGGCTTATAGAAATGCAATGGCTTTAGCTGGAGAATCAGGATACTTAACACCAGAAACTGCAGAGAATGTATTATCTAGAGCTATGGCTAAAGCCTATGCATTGGCTTCTGCTTTAGAGGGCAAGGTTGACTTAGGCATAAATATACCGAAAGCACAAGCACCAGCTGCAGCAGAAGAGAAGAAGGAAGAGAAGAAGGAGGAAGAGAATAAGGGACCAAGCGAAGAGGAAATAGGAGGAGGTATCTCCTCTCTCTTCGGGTAA
- a CDS encoding 50S ribosomal protein L11: MPTKTIKIVIEGGNAKPAPPLAPTLSQLKLNVGEVVKKINDATSQFKGMSVPVSIEIDTNTKKYNISVGIPTTTALLLKEAGASEPSGDTAHKKIGNIHFEGIIKVAIMKKPSMTSKSLKGAVKSLLGSAHAIGITVDGRDPKELVKEVDEGKFDEVLNKYEEKWNGGLE; the protein is encoded by the coding sequence GTGCCCACTAAAACAATAAAGATCGTAATAGAGGGAGGTAATGCGAAGCCAGCTCCTCCGTTGGCTCCAACTCTCTCTCAACTCAAGCTTAACGTAGGTGAAGTTGTAAAGAAAATAAATGACGCTACTTCTCAATTCAAGGGTATGAGTGTCCCAGTTAGCATTGAAATTGATACGAACACGAAGAAGTACAATATCTCCGTAGGTATTCCAACCACTACTGCTCTTCTATTAAAAGAAGCGGGAGCAAGCGAACCTTCTGGAGATACAGCCCATAAGAAGATTGGAAATATACACTTTGAAGGAATAATTAAAGTCGCGATAATGAAGAAGCCGTCCATGACGTCAAAATCCCTTAAAGGTGCCGTTAAAAGCTTGCTTGGTTCAGCCCACGCCATAGGAATAACTGTAGATGGAAGAGATCCGAAAGAGCTAGTGAAAGAAGTGGATGAAGGTAAGTTCGACGAAGTGTTAAATAAGTATGAAGAAAAGTGGAATGGTGGTTTAGAATGA
- the rpl12p gene encoding 50S ribosomal protein P1 has translation MEYIYASLLLHSAKKEISEDNLKAVLNAAGIQVDDVRVKAVAAALKEINIEEVLKNASAMQVAAVAAPAQAPAAAEEKKEEKKEEENKGPSEEEIAGGLASLFG, from the coding sequence ATGGAGTACATATACGCTAGTCTCCTTTTACATTCGGCTAAAAAGGAGATCTCAGAAGATAACCTAAAGGCAGTGCTAAACGCTGCAGGAATACAAGTAGATGACGTAAGAGTAAAAGCAGTAGCTGCAGCCTTAAAGGAGATAAACATAGAGGAAGTATTGAAGAACGCTTCTGCTATGCAAGTAGCTGCAGTAGCTGCACCAGCACAAGCACCAGCTGCAGCAGAAGAGAAGAAGGAAGAGAAGAAGGAGGAAGAGAATAAGGGACCAAGCGAAGAGGAAATAGCAGGCGGTCTAGCCTCCCTCTTCGGATAA
- a CDS encoding DUF434 domain-containing protein: MTSLENRLSDAAYDYKFLLNRGYSRDLALQAVTSRYLLSEKERLLLYRCIHSDIEIETIKKKESQDYREILIDGFNLAISIISASLGEAYMCDDGYIRDLGMGRFKKEKEMIVASLKLINEICISMGKLCTFVLDAQISKSGDMAKTVKLFGGSTILSKTVDSFLINAESAVASNDFVILMKAKRIVNILQNRIKVNSPFFSC; the protein is encoded by the coding sequence TTGACGTCATTAGAAAATCGCTTAAGTGACGCGGCATACGATTACAAATTCCTGCTGAATCGTGGTTATAGCCGAGATCTAGCACTTCAAGCTGTAACTTCAAGATATCTTCTCTCGGAAAAAGAGAGATTACTTCTTTACAGATGCATACATAGTGACATTGAAATAGAGACTATAAAGAAAAAAGAATCACAAGATTATAGAGAGATCTTAATTGATGGATTTAACTTAGCTATCTCAATAATTTCAGCCTCCCTAGGAGAGGCATACATGTGTGATGACGGATACATAAGGGATTTAGGTATGGGCAGATTCAAAAAGGAAAAAGAAATGATTGTGGCATCATTAAAACTGATTAATGAAATATGTATTTCAATGGGGAAGCTATGTACATTCGTTTTAGACGCTCAAATAAGCAAAAGTGGAGACATGGCGAAAACTGTAAAGTTGTTTGGCGGTAGCACAATATTATCAAAGACCGTTGATTCCTTCTTAATAAATGCAGAATCAGCGGTAGCCTCTAATGACTTCGTGATCCTAATGAAAGCTAAAAGAATAGTCAATATTCTACAGAATAGAATCAAAGTTAATTCTCCATTCTTTAGTTGCTAA
- a CDS encoding HEPN domain-containing protein, with product MDPLIKKGVDYLKSAKILFDNEYYEQAMAMIFYGLPYLIKGIVKEKTDSYIYTKDISSMLNFMSRKPEYKDSIDKFLSSNGEKIKQINFMKVYLKYDIVDPIDKELVEGFLKVVDDALNLCERLGPCKDE from the coding sequence ATGGATCCCTTGATAAAGAAAGGAGTTGACTATCTTAAGTCTGCTAAAATATTGTTTGATAATGAATACTATGAGCAAGCTATGGCAATGATATTTTATGGACTACCCTATCTTATTAAGGGCATAGTAAAGGAAAAAACAGATTCTTACATTTATACTAAAGATATATCATCAATGTTAAACTTTATGAGCAGAAAGCCTGAGTACAAGGACAGCATAGATAAATTTCTATCTAGTAATGGGGAGAAAATTAAGCAAATAAATTTCATGAAGGTATATCTTAAGTATGATATTGTAGATCCTATAGATAAAGAGCTAGTTGAAGGCTTCTTAAAAGTGGTAGATGATGCCTTGAACCTATGCGAAAGGCTGGGACCATGTAAAGATGAGTAA
- a CDS encoding chromatin protein Cren7, which translates to MTSSKKVKVRTPAGKEAELIPEKTWTLAPRGRKGVKMGLFKDPESGRYFRRKIPDDYPV; encoded by the coding sequence ATGACATCTAGTAAGAAAGTGAAGGTTAGAACGCCTGCAGGAAAGGAAGCTGAACTTATACCTGAGAAGACATGGACGCTGGCTCCAAGAGGAAGAAAGGGAGTTAAAATGGGGCTATTCAAGGATCCAGAATCTGGCAGATATTTCAGGCGTAAGATACCAGACGACTATCCAGTTTAA
- the alaS gene encoding alanine--tRNA ligase produces the protein MQINEREYSLNFFKERDYLRRTCTSCKTPFWSKDKTRQVCSDIPCTDYYFFDISIKSKPLSVKEAREKFISFFKRNGHTPIKPKPVLARWREDLYLTIASIVDFQPHVTSGLVPPPANPLVISQPAIRLEDIDNVGITFGRHLTTFEMAAHHAFNYPDKEVYWKEKTVELATRFFTEELGIPEEQLNFKESWWEGGGNAGPCLEVTVGGLELATLVFMQYKKEDNGEYSPLPLRIVDTGYGVERLAWVTQKTPTAFHAIYGELVYKFFKKVGVDYVDETMLKHASRLAGRIDPDNPETVKKHREAVAKEIGEDVKIVDSELTRAARVFQLLDHSKTVALMLADGLVPSNSGEGYLGRLVMRRAMRVAKLLGSDVRLYELVLEQINFWGEDFPQLSKNKEYILDVVENEQNKFEDLYSKVPSIASSLSKKGVSTEDLIQVYDSNGIPPDMLYEELKKRGIEISVPDNFYALVAKRHQSVSIKGKEKAKLPLDVIKQVRNLPATEKLYYEDQYQREFEARIVKNINGKYMILDRTTFYPEGGGQIGDRGLLHLPEGDIRVIDTQKVENVIVHVLEKEINVPEGTAVKGSIDWESRFRTMRHHTVTHVILASAKKLLGDHVWQAGAEKTPEKGRLDITHHKMLTEEQVREIERMSNHVINDHREVKAIHLSRIEAETKYGDSIYEGGVPNTSTVRLLEIKGWDVEGCGGTHVSNTSEIGGVKILKAEKIQDGVIRLEYVAGDRVSEYATQLEDSIGKVANMIGASPEQLEGRMSRLIEEKAKLERTLQDYRKMYMKEIMKKTEPEKVGNDILLYVFSTIDQEINKDLMKYFTTGNKRIAVSVSGDKIEIASSSDVNLQNVIDALRKAGGKGGGKGTFASFSFKESGNAIDVIRKSLK, from the coding sequence ATGCAAATCAATGAACGTGAATATTCTCTCAATTTTTTCAAAGAAAGAGATTATCTAAGAAGAACTTGCACTTCATGCAAAACTCCATTTTGGAGTAAAGACAAAACAAGGCAAGTATGCTCTGATATACCATGTACAGATTATTATTTCTTTGATATATCAATTAAGAGCAAACCCCTATCAGTGAAGGAAGCAAGAGAAAAATTCATCTCATTTTTTAAAAGAAACGGACATACACCAATAAAGCCAAAGCCAGTTCTTGCAAGATGGAGAGAGGACCTATATTTAACAATAGCTAGTATAGTTGACTTCCAGCCTCATGTGACGAGTGGACTAGTTCCACCCCCAGCAAATCCTTTAGTAATAAGTCAGCCGGCCATTAGACTTGAGGATATAGATAACGTTGGTATAACGTTTGGAAGACATTTAACTACGTTTGAAATGGCAGCCCACCATGCATTCAACTATCCAGATAAAGAAGTGTATTGGAAAGAAAAGACCGTTGAATTAGCTACAAGGTTCTTCACTGAAGAATTAGGAATACCAGAAGAACAGCTAAACTTTAAGGAGTCTTGGTGGGAAGGAGGGGGAAACGCAGGACCGTGTTTAGAAGTTACAGTAGGAGGGCTGGAGCTAGCTACGTTAGTATTCATGCAATACAAGAAGGAAGACAACGGAGAATATTCGCCATTACCGCTTAGGATAGTGGATACAGGATATGGAGTTGAAAGATTAGCTTGGGTTACCCAGAAAACCCCAACCGCGTTTCACGCCATCTACGGAGAACTGGTCTATAAGTTCTTCAAGAAAGTCGGAGTTGACTACGTAGATGAAACTATGCTTAAACATGCGTCTCGTTTAGCTGGCAGAATAGACCCAGATAACCCTGAGACTGTAAAAAAACACAGGGAGGCTGTAGCAAAAGAGATTGGAGAAGATGTGAAAATAGTTGACTCTGAATTAACCCGTGCAGCTAGGGTGTTTCAGTTATTGGATCATTCCAAGACTGTAGCTCTCATGTTAGCAGATGGTTTGGTGCCCTCCAATTCAGGAGAAGGATACCTAGGAAGGTTAGTTATGAGAAGAGCCATGAGGGTGGCCAAGCTTTTAGGCTCCGATGTAAGACTTTATGAATTAGTACTGGAACAAATTAATTTCTGGGGAGAGGATTTTCCACAGTTATCGAAGAACAAGGAGTATATATTAGACGTAGTTGAAAACGAACAAAACAAGTTTGAGGATTTGTATTCTAAGGTACCCTCAATAGCTTCCTCCCTTTCTAAGAAGGGAGTTTCGACTGAAGATTTAATCCAGGTCTATGATTCCAACGGAATCCCGCCAGACATGCTGTACGAAGAGTTAAAAAAGAGAGGAATTGAAATCTCCGTTCCAGATAACTTCTACGCACTTGTGGCTAAAAGGCATCAATCAGTATCCATAAAAGGAAAGGAAAAAGCCAAGCTACCTTTGGATGTAATTAAGCAAGTTAGAAACCTCCCTGCTACAGAGAAACTGTACTATGAAGACCAGTACCAAAGAGAATTCGAGGCAAGGATAGTCAAAAACATAAATGGTAAATACATGATACTTGATAGGACGACCTTCTACCCTGAAGGCGGAGGACAGATAGGAGATAGAGGACTCCTTCATCTCCCAGAGGGAGACATCAGGGTAATTGATACACAGAAGGTCGAAAATGTAATCGTTCATGTTTTGGAAAAGGAAATTAATGTGCCTGAAGGAACCGCAGTAAAGGGTTCGATAGACTGGGAATCTAGATTCAGAACTATGAGACATCATACGGTAACCCACGTGATCTTGGCTTCCGCAAAGAAATTGTTAGGAGATCATGTATGGCAAGCTGGCGCTGAAAAGACGCCTGAAAAAGGAAGGCTAGACATCACCCATCATAAAATGCTCACTGAAGAACAAGTCAGGGAAATCGAAAGAATGTCCAATCATGTAATAAACGACCACAGAGAAGTTAAGGCAATTCATCTTAGCAGGATAGAGGCTGAGACTAAATATGGAGATTCAATATACGAGGGTGGAGTTCCAAATACGTCGACAGTGAGGCTACTAGAGATTAAAGGATGGGACGTGGAGGGATGTGGAGGAACACACGTTAGTAATACGTCCGAAATAGGAGGAGTAAAAATATTGAAGGCTGAAAAGATTCAAGATGGCGTCATAAGGCTTGAATACGTAGCAGGAGATAGAGTATCGGAGTACGCCACTCAGCTTGAAGACTCAATAGGTAAGGTGGCTAACATGATAGGAGCTAGCCCTGAACAATTAGAGGGAAGAATGTCGCGTCTAATAGAGGAAAAGGCTAAACTTGAAAGAACGTTGCAAGATTACAGGAAAATGTACATGAAGGAAATAATGAAGAAAACTGAGCCAGAAAAGGTTGGAAATGACATACTCCTTTACGTGTTCTCTACAATAGATCAAGAAATAAATAAAGATCTCATGAAATACTTCACTACAGGCAACAAAAGGATAGCAGTTTCTGTAAGTGGAGATAAAATAGAGATAGCAAGCTCTTCAGACGTAAACCTTCAGAATGTCATAGACGCTTTAAGAAAGGCTGGGGGAAAAGGCGGGGGAAAAGGAACGTTCGCTAGCTTCTCCTTTAAAGAGAGCGGAAACGCAATTGACGTCATTAGAAAATCGCTTAAGTGA
- a CDS encoding acetate uptake transporter, with the protein MSQNKANPGPLGLSGFALTTLILSFYNAGILSGSVSSVFGLAIFYGGLAQIVAGILEYKEGNTFGYIAFFTYGAFWEWFFFTASGLAGAVPASGIGAVLIGFGIFTLVMWIGTFRANLSLFMTFLLLWITFFLLGAGAIENSITLTHAGGIVGILTALVAWYTGLVQVVASSLGINPPLGKAPLS; encoded by the coding sequence ATGAGTCAAAACAAAGCTAATCCTGGACCTTTAGGTTTGTCTGGATTTGCCTTAACTACCCTAATTTTAAGTTTTTATAACGCAGGAATATTAAGCGGAAGTGTGTCAAGTGTCTTCGGTTTAGCTATATTTTACGGTGGTCTAGCGCAGATAGTAGCAGGCATACTTGAGTATAAGGAAGGAAATACGTTCGGTTACATAGCTTTCTTCACATACGGAGCCTTCTGGGAGTGGTTCTTCTTTACGGCATCAGGACTTGCAGGTGCAGTTCCAGCTAGTGGAATAGGTGCAGTACTAATAGGATTCGGAATATTTACGTTAGTAATGTGGATTGGCACATTCAGGGCTAATTTGTCTCTCTTTATGACATTCCTCCTTTTATGGATAACGTTCTTCCTCCTTGGTGCTGGAGCCATTGAAAATTCTATAACACTAACACATGCAGGTGGAATAGTAGGAATATTGACAGCTCTTGTAGCATGGTACACTGGACTGGTTCAAGTAGTCGCATCATCTTTAGGAATTAATCCGCCCCTAGGAAAGGCACCTCTTAGCTAA
- the pyrH gene encoding UMP kinase: MHFNPSIVIKISGKFFDEDGSRNISSLRDVVKNLSSSFRVAIVSGGGSNARKYISMGRDLNLSESYLDLLGIWASRLNANLIAFALGDIAYPVVPDSLEDFIEKWSSGKVVVTGGFQPGQSTAAVAALVAEATNSSTLIVATNVDGVYDKDPKVYKDAVMLKELTINKLKEILENSQSVKAGTYELLDPMAMKIIQRSRIKVIVMNYRYISSLSDLIKDNKNIGSTVIPE; the protein is encoded by the coding sequence ATGCACTTTAATCCTTCTATCGTTATAAAAATAAGTGGAAAATTTTTCGATGAGGACGGCAGTAGAAACATTTCTTCCCTTAGGGATGTAGTGAAGAATCTTTCTAGTTCTTTCAGAGTCGCCATAGTAAGTGGAGGCGGATCTAATGCTAGAAAATATATAAGCATGGGCAGAGATCTTAACCTCAGCGAGTCTTATTTAGATTTATTGGGAATATGGGCATCAAGACTTAACGCTAATCTAATAGCTTTTGCATTAGGAGATATAGCATATCCAGTGGTTCCCGATAGTCTGGAGGACTTTATAGAGAAGTGGAGTTCTGGAAAAGTAGTTGTAACTGGAGGATTTCAGCCTGGTCAATCTACAGCTGCTGTTGCAGCTTTGGTTGCAGAAGCAACTAACTCTAGCACCTTGATAGTTGCTACTAACGTAGATGGAGTTTACGACAAGGATCCTAAGGTATATAAGGACGCAGTAATGCTGAAAGAACTTACAATTAACAAGTTAAAGGAAATTTTGGAAAACAGCCAATCAGTTAAAGCAGGAACTTATGAACTTCTTGATCCTATGGCAATGAAGATAATTCAGAGATCTAGAATCAAGGTAATAGTGATGAACTACAGATATATATCGAGTCTATCTGATTTAATCAAAGATAATAAAAACATAGGCTCAACTGTAATTCCAGAGTGA
- a CDS encoding preprotein translocase subunit SecE, protein MISWFQHRKEDWNRIITVAKKPDKETYKFNLRITGLIILVVGVLAFAIQAIMAFVVG, encoded by the coding sequence ATAATTTCATGGTTTCAGCACAGAAAAGAAGATTGGAACAGAATAATAACTGTAGCAAAAAAGCCCGATAAGGAGACTTACAAGTTTAACCTTAGAATTACTGGGCTAATTATATTGGTTGTAGGAGTTCTCGCATTTGCCATCCAGGCAATAATGGCGTTTGTAGTTGGGTGA
- a CDS encoding DsrE family protein: protein MTKLFVILTAGKDDMNRVNMGINFAIGARKNAGADVSLMFLGRGVEILMKDAMYFQQMSKQIEGLKTAGVELSYCTVSVKNLGLTDQMLYIDGIKGVMGGVETVKKVAEGYTPITF from the coding sequence ATGACAAAACTCTTCGTTATCCTAACTGCAGGAAAAGACGACATGAATAGAGTAAACATGGGAATTAATTTCGCCATAGGTGCTAGAAAAAATGCTGGTGCAGACGTTTCTTTAATGTTCCTCGGACGTGGAGTAGAAATACTAATGAAGGACGCTATGTATTTCCAGCAAATGTCAAAGCAGATAGAAGGACTAAAGACAGCAGGGGTTGAGCTATCTTATTGTACTGTCTCTGTTAAGAACCTAGGTCTCACTGATCAGATGCTGTACATAGATGGCATAAAGGGAGTAATGGGAGGAGTTGAGACTGTAAAGAAAGTTGCAGAGGGTTATACTCCAATAACCTTCTAA